Proteins from a genomic interval of Labrus mixtus chromosome 24, fLabMix1.1, whole genome shotgun sequence:
- the LOC132959421 gene encoding male-specific lethal 3 homolog isoform X1, whose product MNSRGIKYQFHKGERVLCFEPDPTKAKVLYDAKVLDVLIGSDEHGRRVPKYQIHFNGWNRSWDRWAAEDHVLRDTEENRRLQHRLARKALGRMKKKGWAKRRRRQSGTKSALKTLPKEDDSDDACLISSSDSSDGDDSDPDSSNSGESTFSEDINKMRVEPDVSIKRESEEKVVHVDINIPDILKKKLEDDCFYINKRKKVNAADMKLVMVPCQTNVVHILESYVKHFAINKAFMANERYRRQQSATQSSSPQPIPPEKSEELCKEMVDGLRITFDFTLPMILLYPCEQAQFKKVSSSRLFLAVHESSPCSSSAQRERSPSPLGHNPPTPQSTDSQPALSDISATTPTAPAPTPKRRRHPDMDCISYQSQSLRRSTRNTSGGDRPAEGSSGGGGSATASPQLKRRLVDTSSQPKFFLNLDRKTPVHSGSSSPLPSTPSKERSGPFYGLESRRNNELNEVLSWKLTPDNYPLHDQPPPPSYLYGAQHLLRLFVKLPEILGKMQIPERNLRALVKHLELFLRFLAEFHEDFFPESAYVSASEAHYNMKQPRPIY is encoded by the exons ATGAATTCGCGGGGAATTAAATACCAGTTTCACAAAGGAGAAAGAGTCCTGTGCTTTGAACCCGACCCCACCAAGGCTAAAGTGTTGTACGACGCGAAG GTCCTTGATGTCTTGATTGGATCAGACGAACATGGAAGAAGAGTCCCAAAGTACCAGATTCATTTCAACGGTTGGAACCGGAG CTGGGATCGTTGGGCTGCAGAAGATCATGTCCTAAGGGACACCGAGGAAAATCGTAGATTGCAACATAGGTTGGCTCGCAAAGCTCTAGGTCGCAT GAAGAAAAAAGGATGGGCCAAACGGCGGCGACGTCAGTCTGGTACTAAATCTGCCCTGAAGACTCTCCCGAAAGAGGACGACAGCGATGACGCAT gtTTGATTTCGTCGTCAGACAGTAGCGACGGGGACGATTCCGACCCCGACTCTTCGAACAGCGGGGAAAGCACCTTCTCTGAGGACATCAACAAAATG AGGGTCGAGCCGGATGTCAGCATCAAACGGGAAAGCGAGGAGAAGGTCGTCCACGTGGACATCAACATCCCGGACATCCtgaagaagaagctggaggACGACTGCTTTTACATCAACAAGAGGAAGAAGGTAAATGCGGCAGATATGAAG CTGGTGATGGTTCCCTGTCAGACGAACGTGGTGCACATCCTGGAGTCCTACGTCAAGCACTTCGCCATCAACAAGGCGTTCATGGCCAACGAGAGGTACCGGCGGCAGCAGAGCGCCACGCAGAGCAGCAGCCCGCAGCCGATCCCTCCCGAGAAGAG CGAGGAGTTGTGTAAAGAGATGGTCGACGGCCTGAGGATCACGTTCGACTTCACTTTACCCATGATCCTCCTCTACCCTTGTGAACAAGCTCAGTTCAAGAAGGTCAGCTCCTCCAGGCTCTTCCTGGCCGTCCATGAAAGCTCGCCGTGCTCCAGCAG TGCTCAGAGAGAGCGCAGCCCGAGCCCGCTGGGAcacaacccccccaccccgcaGTCCACGGACAGCCAGCCAGCTCTGAGCGACATATCCGCCACGACCCCCACGGCGCCGGCTCCCACCCCGAAGCGCCGGCGCCACCCCGACATGGACTGCATCTCCTACCAGTCGCAGTCACTGCGGCGCTCCACCAGGAACACGTCGGGAGGGGACCGGCCCGCAGAGGGAAGCAGCGGAG GTGGAGGCAGCGCCACGGCTTCCCCGCAGCTCAAACGCCGCCTGGTCGACACGTCGTCGCAGCCCAAGTTCTTCCTCAACCTCGACAGAA AAACCCCGGTGCACAGCGGCTCCTCTTCCCCGTTGCCCTCGACACCGAGTAAAGAGCGCAGCGGGCCTTTCTACGGCCTGGAGAGCCGCAGGAACAACGAGCTGAACGAG GTCTTAAGTTGGAAGCTGACTCCAGATAACTACCCGCTGCACGACCagcctcctccaccctcctACCTGTACGGAGCGCAGCACCTCCTGCGGCTTTTTG tCAAGCTCCCGGAGATCCTGGGGAAGATGCAGATCCCCGAGAGGAATCTCCGAGCCCTGGTGAAGCATCTGGAGCTCTTTCTCAG
- the LOC132959421 gene encoding male-specific lethal 3 homolog isoform X2, with protein sequence MNSRGIKYQFHKGERVLCFEPDPTKAKVLYDAKVLDVLIGSDEHGRRVPKYQIHFNGWNRSWDRWAAEDHVLRDTEENRRLQHRLARKALGRMKKKGWAKRRRRQSGTKSALKTLPKEDDSDDACLISSSDSSDGDDSDPDSSNSGESTFSEDINKMRVEPDVSIKRESEEKVVHVDINIPDILKKKLEDDCFYINKRKKLVMVPCQTNVVHILESYVKHFAINKAFMANERYRRQQSATQSSSPQPIPPEKSEELCKEMVDGLRITFDFTLPMILLYPCEQAQFKKVSSSRLFLAVHESSPCSSSAQRERSPSPLGHNPPTPQSTDSQPALSDISATTPTAPAPTPKRRRHPDMDCISYQSQSLRRSTRNTSGGDRPAEGSSGGGGSATASPQLKRRLVDTSSQPKFFLNLDRKTPVHSGSSSPLPSTPSKERSGPFYGLESRRNNELNEVLSWKLTPDNYPLHDQPPPPSYLYGAQHLLRLFVKLPEILGKMQIPERNLRALVKHLELFLRFLAEFHEDFFPESAYVSASEAHYNMKQPRPIY encoded by the exons ATGAATTCGCGGGGAATTAAATACCAGTTTCACAAAGGAGAAAGAGTCCTGTGCTTTGAACCCGACCCCACCAAGGCTAAAGTGTTGTACGACGCGAAG GTCCTTGATGTCTTGATTGGATCAGACGAACATGGAAGAAGAGTCCCAAAGTACCAGATTCATTTCAACGGTTGGAACCGGAG CTGGGATCGTTGGGCTGCAGAAGATCATGTCCTAAGGGACACCGAGGAAAATCGTAGATTGCAACATAGGTTGGCTCGCAAAGCTCTAGGTCGCAT GAAGAAAAAAGGATGGGCCAAACGGCGGCGACGTCAGTCTGGTACTAAATCTGCCCTGAAGACTCTCCCGAAAGAGGACGACAGCGATGACGCAT gtTTGATTTCGTCGTCAGACAGTAGCGACGGGGACGATTCCGACCCCGACTCTTCGAACAGCGGGGAAAGCACCTTCTCTGAGGACATCAACAAAATG AGGGTCGAGCCGGATGTCAGCATCAAACGGGAAAGCGAGGAGAAGGTCGTCCACGTGGACATCAACATCCCGGACATCCtgaagaagaagctggaggACGACTGCTTTTACATCAACAAGAGGAAGAAG CTGGTGATGGTTCCCTGTCAGACGAACGTGGTGCACATCCTGGAGTCCTACGTCAAGCACTTCGCCATCAACAAGGCGTTCATGGCCAACGAGAGGTACCGGCGGCAGCAGAGCGCCACGCAGAGCAGCAGCCCGCAGCCGATCCCTCCCGAGAAGAG CGAGGAGTTGTGTAAAGAGATGGTCGACGGCCTGAGGATCACGTTCGACTTCACTTTACCCATGATCCTCCTCTACCCTTGTGAACAAGCTCAGTTCAAGAAGGTCAGCTCCTCCAGGCTCTTCCTGGCCGTCCATGAAAGCTCGCCGTGCTCCAGCAG TGCTCAGAGAGAGCGCAGCCCGAGCCCGCTGGGAcacaacccccccaccccgcaGTCCACGGACAGCCAGCCAGCTCTGAGCGACATATCCGCCACGACCCCCACGGCGCCGGCTCCCACCCCGAAGCGCCGGCGCCACCCCGACATGGACTGCATCTCCTACCAGTCGCAGTCACTGCGGCGCTCCACCAGGAACACGTCGGGAGGGGACCGGCCCGCAGAGGGAAGCAGCGGAG GTGGAGGCAGCGCCACGGCTTCCCCGCAGCTCAAACGCCGCCTGGTCGACACGTCGTCGCAGCCCAAGTTCTTCCTCAACCTCGACAGAA AAACCCCGGTGCACAGCGGCTCCTCTTCCCCGTTGCCCTCGACACCGAGTAAAGAGCGCAGCGGGCCTTTCTACGGCCTGGAGAGCCGCAGGAACAACGAGCTGAACGAG GTCTTAAGTTGGAAGCTGACTCCAGATAACTACCCGCTGCACGACCagcctcctccaccctcctACCTGTACGGAGCGCAGCACCTCCTGCGGCTTTTTG tCAAGCTCCCGGAGATCCTGGGGAAGATGCAGATCCCCGAGAGGAATCTCCGAGCCCTGGTGAAGCATCTGGAGCTCTTTCTCAG